In Sphingopyxis sp. CCNWLW2, a single window of DNA contains:
- a CDS encoding serine hydrolase produces the protein MKRLLALSLMLSVAVPAWAEPPADIGESVETLRKKVGAAGVSIAIVEDGKTTLSRGWGVRKIGDKAPVDEQTIFQTGSTGKAMTAAALAILVDEGKIAWDDPVIKHMPWFRMYDAWVTREITIRDLLVHRSGLGLGQGDLMFVPRTHLTRKQTVERVAYLKPQTSFRSAYAYDNILYAVAGQLIEEVTGQTWEDFIRARVLRAGDMKNATSDSEDRFRIPNRSWPHARLNGPLRGLGDQQALNERDELGRNGAPAGGLALSADDMAAWLKIQLAHGALPNGKRLFSEKQAAEMWAPVTPMPISPLPDQLKPAQPTQQAYALGWQVQDYRGHRIIQHGGGVFGSITRVVMIPDKNVGFAIMMNSEDSGMLLGLTYDLLDHYLDQPDYGWIQKWEDWYQSRLAGGVEFLKQSKASPAKSGPSLALAGYAGRYRDPWYGDIVVGSSAKGLTIDFTSTPQMAGRLKHWQYDSFVTDFDDPAIEPAYVTFALDAEGKITGVTMKAVSKIADFSWDYHDLDLKPVEDKK, from the coding sequence ATGAAACGCCTGCTTGCCCTGTCGCTGATGCTGTCGGTCGCTGTGCCCGCATGGGCCGAACCGCCCGCCGATATCGGCGAAAGCGTTGAGACGCTGCGCAAGAAGGTCGGTGCGGCGGGCGTGTCGATCGCGATCGTCGAGGACGGCAAGACGACGCTGTCGCGCGGTTGGGGCGTGCGCAAGATCGGCGACAAGGCGCCGGTCGACGAGCAGACGATCTTTCAGACCGGCTCGACCGGCAAGGCGATGACCGCCGCTGCGCTCGCGATCCTCGTCGACGAGGGCAAGATCGCGTGGGACGATCCCGTCATCAAGCATATGCCATGGTTCCGCATGTATGATGCGTGGGTGACGCGCGAAATCACGATCCGCGACCTGCTCGTCCACCGCAGCGGGCTCGGGCTGGGGCAGGGCGACCTGATGTTCGTGCCGCGCACACACCTCACGCGCAAGCAGACGGTCGAACGCGTAGCTTATCTCAAGCCGCAGACGAGTTTCCGCTCGGCCTATGCCTATGACAATATCCTCTATGCCGTTGCCGGCCAGCTGATCGAGGAAGTCACCGGGCAGACATGGGAGGACTTCATCCGTGCGCGCGTGCTCCGCGCGGGCGACATGAAGAATGCGACGAGCGACAGCGAAGACCGCTTCCGCATTCCCAACCGGTCGTGGCCGCACGCGCGACTGAACGGTCCGCTGCGAGGGCTCGGCGACCAACAGGCGCTGAACGAACGCGACGAACTCGGCCGCAACGGCGCGCCGGCGGGCGGGCTCGCGCTCAGCGCCGACGACATGGCGGCGTGGCTCAAGATCCAGCTCGCGCATGGCGCTCTCCCCAATGGCAAACGCCTGTTCAGCGAGAAGCAGGCGGCCGAAATGTGGGCGCCCGTCACGCCGATGCCGATCTCACCGCTTCCCGACCAGCTCAAGCCCGCGCAGCCGACGCAGCAGGCCTATGCGCTCGGCTGGCAGGTGCAGGATTATCGCGGCCACCGCATCATCCAGCATGGCGGCGGGGTCTTCGGTTCGATCACGCGTGTCGTGATGATCCCCGACAAAAATGTCGGCTTCGCGATCATGATGAACAGCGAGGACAGCGGCATGCTGCTCGGCCTCACCTATGATTTGCTCGACCATTATCTGGATCAGCCCGACTATGGCTGGATCCAGAAATGGGAGGATTGGTATCAGTCGCGGCTCGCGGGCGGGGTCGAGTTTCTGAAACAGTCCAAGGCGTCGCCCGCGAAGTCGGGACCGTCGCTCGCGCTCGCGGGCTACGCCGGGCGTTATCGCGACCCCTGGTATGGCGACATCGTCGTCGGATCGAGTGCGAAGGGCCTGACGATCGATTTCACCTCGACGCCGCAGATGGCGGGGCGGCTCAAGCATTGGCAATATGACAGCTTCGTCACCGATTTCGACGACCCCGCGATCGAGCCCGCCTATGTGACCTTTGCGCTCGACGCCGAGGGCAAGATCACCGGGGTGACGATGAAGGCGGTGAGCAAGATCGCCGACTTCAGCTGGGATTATCATGATCTCGACCTGAAGCCCGTGGAGGACAAGAAGTGA